The nucleotide window GTATCTTTCTATTTCATTAAGAATAAGATCGTTATATCTATCATCTTTTTTATCTTTGACTTCAGCATTATGCTTTCTTATATTGTTAAAGTATACTCTATTCTCAAAAGGTAAATCTCCTTGTATATCTTGTGTTAAAACTAAAAAATCTTTAGTAAAATCACAAATAGGAGCTATTTCTTTTAAAGGAGTGTGTTTATAGAAATCATATTCTAACATATTTTCTTTTACTCCAAAACCTGTAAGAGCAACTTTGGCTATTTTATTTTCAACACATGATTTGATTAAAATTCTATCATTAGAAAATGTAACATAATCAATATCATCTATAGAATATCCAAGCATACTAACAATAAATCTTGCTGACTTTTCATTGAAAGGGTTATAAATCTCTTCATCAATTAAGATTGAACGAAAAAATTTAAAGAATTCAAGCCAACCACTAATAAACCATTCTGGAGCTGATCCGTTTGGATAACAAAGTGTAGAAACTGCATTAATGAAAGGATTAAATACTCCTATTTCTCTTTTATCATCCATGTTGAGCCAAAGGGTACTGTCTTTACGATTTCTTAATGCTTCTAATATTTGTTCTAAATAAGCAATTGGTAATACTTCGTTTTCACTTTCAACATATTTAGTTTTACCAAAAAGAGTATGAAAGTGCGGAAGAACAAAAGGAAATCTATCTCCTAAAGCACGATCTCTATACCTACTAGGAATAACTTCTTTTATTTTGTTCAACTCTTCTTTTGAAAAAAGAGGAGCATAACTATTTCCTATAAAAATAAAAGTTGTTTCTGTTTTGGTCTCAACTTTTTTGCACTTTAAAAAATTTCCACTTTCAAGAGCATCTTTAAGAGTTCCAGTTGTACTAGAATCAGTTTGTTCATTTTCATTTGTGAACTCTTCAACTACAACTACTTTTTCATCTAGTAGGACTTTGCTCTCTTTTATTTTACTTTCATCACTAATATTGCCACTTCCAATTAGAGAAGGTGTTGTTATGGCTCCAGAAAACTTTTTATATAGGTCAGGAAAATAGGAACTAAATAAGGTTGACTTTCCTGTTCCTTGTTCTCCTAAAATGAAAATTCCTTTATTTGGTAAAAGATATGTAGCGTTCTCTGTTAAATGAATAACTTTTCGAATCAATGTGTTGTTTTCAGAAAGTCCTGTAGAATTTATTATTAGGTTTATTTTTGAGTATATTTCTTTAGTTAAAAATAAGTCTGAAAACTC belongs to uncultured Fusobacterium sp. and includes:
- a CDS encoding BREX system Lon protease-like protein BrxL — encoded protein: MEKIQAGNMIEKITLREKPKEFQKVTASLKEPIKEFSDLFLTKEIYSKINLIINSTGLSENNTLIRKVIHLTENATYLLPNKGIFILGEQGTGKSTLFSSYFPDLYKKFSGAITTPSLIGSGNISDESKIKESKVLLDEKVVVVEEFTNENEQTDSSTTGTLKDALESGNFLKCKKVETKTETTFIFIGNSYAPLFSKEELNKIKEVIPSRYRDRALGDRFPFVLPHFHTLFGKTKYVESENEVLPIAYLEQILEALRNRKDSTLWLNMDDKREIGVFNPFINAVSTLCYPNGSAPEWFISGWLEFFKFFRSILIDEEIYNPFNEKSARFIVSMLGYSIDDIDYVTFSNDRILIKSCVENKIAKVALTGFGVKENMLEYDFYKHTPLKEIAPICDFTKDFLVLTQDIQGDLPFENRVYFNNIRKHNAEVKDKKDDRYNDLILNEIERYIKEDILFSKEKLAFRGIPEFIKISIPPLLSDIFKKKIDINDINFNDISFNEGEIQIINYINFLKKN